The Skermanella rosea sequence TCAGGATCGGTTGCCCCGTATTGGTCGTGCCCGCCACGGTCGCCGGCAGGGTCGCGGCACCGCCCTGCGGAGGTGGCGGCTGGACCGGAGCCGGCGTGGCGGCCGTCGAGGCCGGTTGGGGCTGCGGCGGCAGCGCGATGACCCGGATCTCCACCGGCGTGCCGGATTTCAGGAGGGGCATCGGCAGGGGCTGCGCCGGCTGGCGGATCCCTTCCGGAGTCTGCGGCGGGGCCTGCGGGAAGGCCGGGGATGTCGCCGGCCCCGCCGGCGGCGAACCCGACGGAGCCGGCGGGGGCATGGTCAGGGCAGGCCGGGGGGAAGCCTGAGGCGCCGGACCCTGTTGGGCGGGTCTTTCGAGGGCGGGCGCCTGCTGGGCCGGACCCGGTGCCGGTCCGGCGGATGGCGGATTCGGCGGATTGGATAACGTTTGCGCCGCGGCTTGCCCCGCCCTAGCGGGTGCCTGCGGCGCACCCGGCATGGCCGGGGCGGGAGTGCCCTGCACCGGGGCGGAGGTGCCCTGGGCCGGCGCAGTCGTCGGGGCAGGGGATGCCGGGACAGAGGGCGCCGGGGCAGGGGACATCGGAACAGTCTGCGTCGGGACGACCTGCGTCGGGAGAGGGGGCGGGGCCGCCGTCCGTGCCGGCGGGGGAGGAGCGGCGGGCTTGGCCGGCGCCGCTGCCGGTACGGGAGGCGGAAGCGGAGGAGGGCTGGAGGAGACGACCGTCGCCGGGATCACCGTTCCCACCCCGACCTGCGGTGCGGGCGCCGGCGCCGGGGCGGCGGCAGTCGCCATGGGGTGCTGGTTGACGGCCGCCGCGGCGGGCGGCGGGGGTGCCTTCGTCGCCTGGGGAGGTGCTGCGGGCGGTGCCGGCGCGGCATTCTGCGGGGGAACCTGCTGCGGCACTTGGGCCGGCGGCGGGGGCGGCGCCTGGGCGGCCGGCGGACCGAGCATGAAGACCAGCGCCTTCAGGGGCGGGTTGCCCGGCGGGATCTGGAGCGAGACCGGGCGGTCCGGCGGCAGCGGGGCGGGGGTCTTCAGGCTCACGTCGCCCGCCTGGGTTCGCACCTTGACGCCGCCGTCGGCCGTCTGTTCGACCACCGTCCCGGACAGCACGATGGTCCGTATCAGGTTCTTCAGTTTTTCCGGGAGCTTCTCCAGCGTCGCCTCGCCGGCCGGCTGGGGCGGCGGAGCCGCCACGGACGCCGCCGCTCCGGCTCCGGTGCCGGCCGCGCCCGCAGGGGCCGCGGCGACCGCGGGCGGCACCGTTCCGGTCATGGCCCGGCGAACAGCTTCGCCGCCAGGTTGCGCACGTCGGAGGCCGCGTCGGAGCTGGGCGAGCGCATCAGCAGCGGCACCTGGTTGCGGATCGCGTCCCGGACCTTCTGGTCGCGGCGGATGATGCCGGCCAGCGGCGGCGAGAACTTCAGGAAGTTCTGGCAGGCCTTCAGGATCGTCACATAGGTCCGCTCGCCCTCGCGCATGCTGCTCGCCATGTTGACGACCACCCGCAGGTCGGCGTTCGGGTTGGCGGCGTGGGTGACCTTGATGAAGGCATAGGCGTCGGTCAGCGAGGTCGGCTCGTCGGTCGTCACCACCAGGGTGATCCCGGCGGGGCCGGACAGCTGGCGGACGGTGCGGTCCACGCCGGCGCCCAGGTCGATCACCACGGCGTCGTAGTTCCTCGCCACCTCCAGCAGGTCGGCGCGCAGCTCGTTCAGCCGCTGGACCGTCAGGTTGGCCAGGTTGCCGGAACCGGACCGCCCCGCGATGATGTCGAACCCGCCGTCCTCGAACCGCTCGGCCGCGGTCTGGAGCGACATGCGGCGCTCGACCACCGATCCCAGGTCGCGCTTGGGCATCAGCCCGAGCTGGATATCCACGTTCGCCAGCCCCAGGTCGCCGTCGAACAGCAGGGCGCGCCGGCCCAGCTTGGTCAGCGCGTGGGTCAAGGTGATGGAGAACCAGGTCTTGCCGACGCCGCCCTTTCCGCTCGCCACGGCGACGACGTTGTGGCCACGCAGCGGGGTGATGTTGGCGGGGAAAACCGAGGATGCTTCGGTCATGAGAAAGTTCCCGTTTGCTTGGCGGATCGTGTCGTGTGCTGCACGCTGGAGGGGAGCAAGAGGCGTGCCAGAGACTCGGCATCGAGCGCGCTCAGCCCCTCGGCGACCTGCGGGGTGGCGCTGATGTCGGAAAAGCTCAGGCGCGCCTCGTACGCGATGGCGAGCAGGCTGCCCAGCCGCCGGGTCATGTCGAGCCGGGTGAGCAGCAGGCGGCGCGCCCCCAGCTCGCGGAAGGCAGATCCTACCTCGGCAGCTTCTGCCGCGTCGCACCCGGCCGGCAGCACCAGCACGGGTTCCAGGTCGGCGGCGTTCAGCAGGTCGCCAAGGTCGTTCATGTCGTCCGGGTCGAACGGGTTCCGGCCGGCGCTGTCGATCAGCACCTGCTCGACCCCGCGCTGGACGCCGAGCGCGTCGGCCAGGGAGTCGGTGTCCTCGACCGCCAGCAGCTTCAGCTTCAGCAGCTTGGTGAAGGCGGCGAGCTGGTCGACGCCGCCGGCCCGCACCGTGTCGGTGGTGATGACCCCGACCTTGCGGCCGCCCAGGGTGGCACGGGCGGCGAGCTTGGCGACGGTCAGCGTCTTGCCGGCTCCCGGCGGCCCGATCAGCATGAAGGGGCGGGGCGCGCGGCCGTGGGGCAGCGGCTGGAAGGTGAAGATGCTGTCCAGGGCGCCGCTCAGCGCTTCCACCGGATCGCCGGTGTCGTAGGTCGCGATGGTGTTGAGCAGGCGGTCGCAGATGCCGGCGGGGGTTCCGTGGCGGGTCAGCGTGTCGGAGATCAGGTCGACGATGTCGATTTCCGGCTCGCGCCGCCAGGACCGGCCGCCCTGGCCATAGGCGGGGGGCTCCGGTTCCGGCTCGTGGCTGGAGGGCGGCGGCAGCAGCGGCTGTTCCGCATCGTCGATCGCGGCGGTCAGGCGGACGCCGCCCTCCTCCTCGCGCGTCGCGACGATGATGGCATCGTCGCCCAACGCGTCGCGGACGAGCCGCATCGCTTCAACCATGGTCGGAGCATGAAAGCTCTTCAGCCGCACCTACGTCACCTTTCAATCCCGGCTGGTTCGTGCCGGCCTTGGCTTTCCTTCATTCCCGCCATCAGATCTGCCCAAGGGTCCGGATCTTGGCCTTGGGGTGGATCTCGTTCTGCGACATGACCGTGGTCGCCGGCCGGAACCGTTCGATGATCGACCGCACATAGGGCCGGACGCCGGGGCTGGTGAGCAGCACCGGCGTCTCGCCCATCATGGCGTGACGTTCGAAAGTCTGCCGCACATTGGTGATGAATTGCTGAAGGCGCGACGGCGCCATTGAAAGTTGCCGATCGTCGCCGTCGCCGACGATCGATTCGGCGAAGGCCTGCTCCCATTCCGGCGACAGGGTGATCAGCGGGATGAAGCCGGCCTCGTTGCTGTTCGACTCCGATATCTGGCGGGCCAGCCGGGTCCGGACGTGCTCGGTGATGGCGGTGATGTTGCGGGTGAAGCCGCACGCCTCCGAGACGCCTTCCAGGATCGTGGCGAGGTCGCGGATCGACACCCGCTCGCCCAGCAGGTTCTGGAGCACGCGCTGCAGCCCGCCCATGGTGATCTGCGCCGGGATGACGTCCGCCACCAGCTTCTGGCTCTCGCGCCCGATCTCGTCCAGCAGCTTCTGCGTCTCGGCATAGGACAGCAGGTCGGGCATGTTGTCCTTGATCACCTCGGTCAGGTGCGTGGTGATGACCGTGCAGGCGTCGACCACGGTCAGGCCCTT is a genomic window containing:
- a CDS encoding MinD/ParA family protein, whose amino-acid sequence is MTEASSVFPANITPLRGHNVVAVASGKGGVGKTWFSITLTHALTKLGRRALLFDGDLGLANVDIQLGLMPKRDLGSVVERRMSLQTAAERFEDGGFDIIAGRSGSGNLANLTVQRLNELRADLLEVARNYDAVVIDLGAGVDRTVRQLSGPAGITLVVTTDEPTSLTDAYAFIKVTHAANPNADLRVVVNMASSMREGERTYVTILKACQNFLKFSPPLAGIIRRDQKVRDAIRNQVPLLMRSPSSDAASDVRNLAAKLFAGP
- a CDS encoding flagellar biosynthesis protein FlhF: MVEAMRLVRDALGDDAIIVATREEEGGVRLTAAIDDAEQPLLPPPSSHEPEPEPPAYGQGGRSWRREPEIDIVDLISDTLTRHGTPAGICDRLLNTIATYDTGDPVEALSGALDSIFTFQPLPHGRAPRPFMLIGPPGAGKTLTVAKLAARATLGGRKVGVITTDTVRAGGVDQLAAFTKLLKLKLLAVEDTDSLADALGVQRGVEQVLIDSAGRNPFDPDDMNDLGDLLNAADLEPVLVLPAGCDAAEAAEVGSAFRELGARRLLLTRLDMTRRLGSLLAIAYEARLSFSDISATPQVAEGLSALDAESLARLLLPSSVQHTTRSAKQTGTFS